One Jeotgalicoccus saudimassiliensis DNA window includes the following coding sequences:
- a CDS encoding glutathione ABC transporter substrate-binding protein, protein MNKKFISVLMIALLFIIAGCSSNDNVEVEEQSGSDSEKTGDITVGMLSDVVSLDLHGSNDAHSSQVRSNIYERLLNQDVNMELQPGLATAYEQIDETTWNFKLREDTTFHNGEDFTAEDVAATFDRVRDEALGSPVLFLYDMIEDIEVVSDYEINIHTSIPFAPLASHLAHSTAGIMPKELIDSDYEAALEAAGSDITVEEYYELRDTGGEAYDAVKDNIGEHLASVIGNEPNGTNHLKFVSRSPGESVTLEKFEDFTGGDRYFEEVTFSVIPETSARIAELETGGVQIAADIDSSSVERIENGPDTAMAVKDSVRMAYLGFNVNKEPFDDIKVRQAISYAINREEIVEGVYDGMGITAKGPLAPDVWGYSEELEGQNYDIDKAKELLSETEVADGFDTTLWVYDDQQVIDTAVYIQNELAKLNITAEIEQFDLGAYYDTLENGSHDMFMLGWTTVTADADYGLYALFHSKNHGAAGNRVFYDNPEIDELLDAGRAETDETKRQEIYTKAEEILAEEAPSAFLNHSQYAAGYNDATLSDVEIDPTGRIHLDQVRFK, encoded by the coding sequence TTGAATAAAAAATTTATATCTGTATTAATGATTGCGCTATTATTTATCATTGCGGGATGTTCAAGTAATGACAACGTGGAAGTTGAGGAACAATCCGGTTCAGACAGTGAGAAAACCGGTGACATTACTGTTGGGATGCTGTCGGATGTTGTATCACTGGATTTACACGGTTCGAATGATGCGCATTCCAGTCAGGTCAGATCTAACATTTATGAGAGACTGTTAAATCAGGATGTAAATATGGAACTTCAGCCGGGACTTGCGACTGCATATGAACAAATTGATGAAACAACGTGGAACTTTAAACTGCGTGAAGACACGACTTTCCACAACGGTGAAGATTTCACGGCGGAAGATGTGGCAGCGACATTTGACCGTGTGAGAGATGAAGCGCTTGGTTCACCAGTGTTATTTTTATACGACATGATCGAAGATATTGAAGTGGTCAGTGATTATGAGATTAACATTCACACATCAATTCCATTTGCACCGCTCGCAAGCCATCTGGCACACAGTACTGCAGGTATCATGCCGAAAGAATTAATAGACAGTGACTATGAAGCGGCGCTTGAAGCAGCAGGCAGTGATATCACAGTAGAAGAGTATTATGAACTGCGGGATACGGGCGGTGAAGCGTACGATGCAGTAAAAGACAACATCGGTGAACATCTTGCTTCTGTAATCGGCAATGAGCCGAACGGTACTAATCATTTGAAATTTGTTTCACGCTCACCGGGTGAATCCGTTACACTGGAGAAATTTGAAGACTTTACCGGCGGCGACCGCTATTTTGAAGAGGTGACATTCAGTGTCATCCCGGAAACGAGTGCACGAATTGCAGAATTGGAAACAGGCGGTGTACAAATCGCAGCAGATATTGATTCTTCGAGTGTCGAGCGTATTGAAAACGGGCCGGATACTGCAATGGCAGTAAAAGATTCTGTGCGTATGGCATACTTAGGATTTAATGTGAATAAGGAACCGTTTGATGATATTAAAGTCAGACAGGCAATTTCGTATGCAATTAACCGTGAAGAGATTGTCGAAGGTGTATATGACGGAATGGGTATTACAGCTAAAGGACCTTTAGCTCCGGATGTGTGGGGTTATTCAGAAGAACTTGAAGGACAGAACTATGATATCGACAAGGCGAAAGAACTTTTATCGGAAACAGAAGTTGCCGACGGATTTGATACGACATTGTGGGTTTATGATGATCAACAGGTAATCGATACGGCGGTATACATTCAAAATGAGCTGGCGAAACTGAACATAACGGCTGAAATAGAACAGTTTGATTTAGGCGCATACTACGATACGCTTGAAAACGGCAGCCACGATATGTTCATGCTCGGTTGGACGACAGTAACAGCAGATGCTGACTACGGGCTTTATGCACTGTTTCATTCTAAAAATCACGGAGCGGCAGGTAACCGTGTATTCTACGATAACCCGGAGATTGATGAACTGTTAGATGCCGGACGTGCTGAAACGGATGAAACAAAACGACAGGAAATCTATACAAAAGCAGAAGAAATACTTGCAGAAGAAGCACCGTCAGCATTTTTAAATCATTCACAATATGCAGCGGGTTATAATGATGCTACACTTTCTGATGTAGAAATCGATCCGACAGGAAGAATACATCTCGATCAGGTCAGATTTAAATAA
- the tkt gene encoding transketolase, translating into MSFDKTDLLAVNTIRSLSIDAIEKANSGHPGLPMGAAPMAYVLWQKHLNFNPNNVNWFNRDRFVLSAGHGSMLIYSLLHLSGILEMDDLKEFRQYESKTPGHPEFKHTDGVEVTTGPLGQGFAMSVGMAMAETHLNSVFNTDEHKVVDHYTYVLASDGDLMEGISHEAASLAGHLGLNKLIVLYDSNDISLDGDLDKSFSEDVAGRFKAYNWHYLRVEDGNDLDAIDKAIEDAKQSDKPTLIEVKTVIGYGAPTKSGKSDSHGAPLGAEERQGAYEAYGLDHSKTFDVDESVYTRFKETLTARGEDAETAWNEMLESYKAADEAKYSDFNAAVTRELTENYAKDLPVYEAGSKKATRGNSGDMIQELSKSIPTFFGGAADLAGSNKTNVKDESDYAKDNYGGRNIWFGVREFAMAAAINGMAAHGGLYPYAGTFFVFSDYLKPAVRLSALMKLPVTYVFTHDSIAVGEDGPTHEPVEQLAGLRAIPNLNVIRPADGNETRAAWKVAMESEDTPTALVLTRQDLTVLDVEQDKLEEGVRRGGYLAYDGGDDAIVFATGSEVSLAVETAHKLAEDGVNIKVASIPNVQAFLNQDEEYIESVLNTDIENRTAVEMAASLGWHRFVGIKGKLLTIDTFGASAPGGEVVERYGFTVENLANIVRNK; encoded by the coding sequence ATGTCATTTGATAAAACTGACTTATTAGCGGTCAATACGATCCGTTCTTTAAGTATTGATGCAATTGAGAAAGCAAACTCGGGTCACCCGGGACTGCCTATGGGCGCTGCACCAATGGCGTACGTATTATGGCAGAAACATTTAAACTTTAACCCGAATAATGTTAACTGGTTTAACAGAGACCGTTTTGTACTGAGTGCAGGACACGGTTCTATGTTAATTTACAGCCTGTTACATCTTTCAGGTATTTTAGAAATGGATGACTTAAAAGAATTCAGACAGTACGAATCAAAAACTCCGGGACATCCTGAGTTTAAACATACAGACGGCGTAGAAGTTACAACAGGTCCGCTTGGACAGGGCTTCGCAATGAGCGTCGGGATGGCGATGGCTGAAACACATCTGAACTCTGTATTTAATACAGACGAGCACAAAGTCGTTGACCATTATACTTATGTACTTGCATCAGACGGCGACCTTATGGAAGGTATTTCCCATGAAGCTGCGTCACTTGCAGGACACCTGGGTCTGAATAAATTAATCGTCCTTTACGATTCAAATGATATTTCACTCGACGGGGATCTTGATAAGAGTTTCTCTGAAGATGTTGCAGGACGTTTCAAAGCATACAACTGGCACTATCTGCGCGTAGAGGACGGCAACGACCTTGATGCAATTGACAAAGCAATTGAAGATGCTAAACAAAGCGACAAGCCGACACTGATCGAAGTTAAAACTGTTATCGGGTACGGCGCACCTACAAAATCAGGTAAGTCAGATTCACACGGCGCACCGCTTGGTGCAGAAGAACGTCAGGGTGCTTATGAAGCATACGGCCTTGACCATTCGAAAACTTTCGATGTAGATGAATCAGTATACACACGCTTTAAAGAAACGTTAACTGCACGCGGTGAAGATGCTGAAACTGCATGGAATGAAATGCTGGAATCATACAAAGCTGCAGATGAAGCAAAATACAGCGACTTCAACGCTGCTGTAACACGTGAGCTTACTGAAAATTACGCAAAAGATCTGCCTGTATACGAAGCAGGAAGCAAAAAAGCAACACGTGGTAACTCAGGAGACATGATTCAGGAATTATCGAAATCAATTCCTACATTCTTCGGCGGTGCTGCTGACCTTGCCGGAAGTAACAAAACAAACGTTAAAGATGAATCCGACTACGCGAAAGATAACTACGGCGGACGCAACATCTGGTTCGGTGTAAGAGAATTCGCGATGGCAGCGGCAATTAACGGTATGGCCGCACATGGCGGTCTTTATCCATATGCCGGAACTTTCTTTGTCTTCAGTGACTATCTGAAGCCTGCAGTACGCCTGAGCGCGCTGATGAAATTACCTGTAACATATGTCTTTACACACGACTCAATCGCAGTTGGCGAAGACGGGCCGACTCATGAGCCGGTTGAACAGCTTGCAGGACTCCGTGCGATTCCGAACCTGAACGTTATTCGTCCGGCAGACGGCAACGAAACACGTGCGGCATGGAAAGTGGCAATGGAATCTGAAGATACTCCGACTGCATTAGTTCTGACTCGTCAGGATCTGACTGTACTGGATGTGGAACAGGATAAACTTGAAGAGGGCGTTCGCCGCGGCGGATACCTTGCTTACGACGGCGGAGACGACGCTATCGTATTCGCAACGGGAAGTGAAGTATCACTTGCTGTCGAAACAGCACACAAATTAGCTGAAGACGGCGTGAACATTAAAGTTGCATCGATTCCTAACGTACAGGCATTCCTTAACCAGGATGAAGAGTATATCGAATCGGTATTAAATACTGACATTGAAAACCGTACAGCGGTTGAAATGGCTGCAAGCCTCGGCTGGCACAGATTTGTCGGAATCAAAGGCAAACTTTTAACAATTGACACATTCGGAGCAAGTGCACCGGGCGGGGAAGTTGTTGAACGTTACGGCTTTACTGTTGAAAATCTTGCAAACATTGTACGCAATAAATAA
- a CDS encoding YneF family protein, translating into MATWIWILIVIVALIGGFALGFWISRKYMMDYLEKNPPINEDMLRIMMMQMGQKPSQKKINQMLSMMNKSSEQAKKEKKK; encoded by the coding sequence TTGGCGACTTGGATATGGATACTAATTGTAATCGTAGCCCTTATTGGTGGTTTCGCATTAGGATTTTGGATCTCTAGAAAATACATGATGGATTACTTGGAGAAGAACCCTCCTATTAATGAAGACATGCTCAGAATTATGATGATGCAGATGGGTCAGAAGCCATCGCAGAAGAAAATTAATCAGATGCTGAGTATGATGAATAAATCATCAGAACAAGCTAAAAAAGAGAAGAAGAAGTAA
- a CDS encoding DUF896 domain-containing protein, with product MLDDQKLLRLNQLAKLKREDKISKTELKELTGLREEYLSNFRNSFKNQIKNTKVIDPEGKDVTPDKVKALRNKK from the coding sequence ATGTTAGACGATCAGAAGTTATTACGTCTCAACCAGCTTGCTAAGTTAAAACGCGAGGATAAAATATCCAAAACGGAACTTAAGGAGCTTACCGGGTTGAGGGAAGAATATTTATCCAACTTTAGGAATTCATTTAAGAACCAGATTAAAAACACTAAAGTGATTGATCCGGAAGGTAAAGATGTAACCCCTGACAAAGTTAAGGCATTACGCAACAAAAAATAA
- a CDS encoding glutathione ABC transporter substrate-binding protein, whose amino-acid sequence MKNRKFLAFLVIAFLFVMAACSSDENVDEEAGGEAAADSEKTGDLTIGTMAEMVTTDPHGSNDSASRQVRANIYETLVFQDVDMSLSPGLATEYEQVDETTWNFKLREGTTFHNGEDFTAEDVVATFDRVQDEAMASPVLFLFEMIEEIEVVSDYEINIHTSIPFAPLASHLAHNTGGIISKATIDADYQAALDAAGSDVTLEEYYELRESGGDEYDTVKEAISEHLGTVVANEPNGTNHLKFVSRSAGDSVVLEKFEDFQGGDRYFENVTFKVIPENGARMAELETGGIQVATDVDSANMERVKNGADTAVTTADSVRMSYLGFNINKEPFNDEKVRQAISYAIDREEIVAGVYDDMGKPAKGPLAPDVWGYSEELEGQAYDIEKAKEILAETDVADGFDTTIWVNDDQQIIDTAVYIQSELKELNINVEIEQFEWGAYLETLAQGNHEMFILGWTTVTGDADYGLYALFHSKNQGAAGNRVFYDNPEVDELLDAGRAEVDEEARQQIYTDIENILVEDSPSAYLFHAQFAAGYNESEVSGIEVDPAGGLHFKDVSFK is encoded by the coding sequence ATGAAAAACAGAAAATTTTTAGCGTTTCTTGTAATCGCTTTCTTATTTGTCATGGCAGCATGTTCAAGTGATGAGAACGTCGATGAAGAAGCGGGCGGCGAGGCTGCTGCCGACAGTGAAAAAACAGGGGATTTAACAATTGGAACAATGGCTGAAATGGTGACGACAGATCCTCACGGATCAAACGACTCAGCATCACGCCAGGTAAGAGCGAACATATATGAAACGTTAGTATTCCAGGACGTGGATATGTCACTATCGCCGGGACTTGCAACAGAATACGAACAAGTTGATGAAACAACATGGAATTTTAAACTTCGTGAAGGCACGACTTTCCACAACGGTGAAGATTTCACCGCAGAAGATGTCGTTGCAACTTTTGACCGAGTACAGGATGAAGCAATGGCTTCACCGGTGCTGTTCCTGTTCGAAATGATCGAGGAAATTGAAGTTGTAAGTGATTACGAAATTAATATTCATACATCTATTCCATTTGCACCGCTGGCAAGTCACCTTGCCCACAACACAGGTGGAATTATTTCAAAAGCGACAATTGACGCAGACTACCAGGCAGCACTGGATGCAGCAGGCAGTGACGTGACTCTTGAAGAGTATTACGAACTGCGTGAATCAGGCGGCGATGAGTACGATACAGTCAAAGAGGCAATCAGTGAGCACCTTGGTACTGTTGTGGCAAATGAGCCAAACGGAACGAATCACCTTAAATTTGTTTCCCGCAGTGCAGGAGACTCGGTAGTGCTTGAGAAATTTGAAGACTTCCAGGGCGGCGACCGCTACTTTGAAAACGTCACGTTCAAAGTTATTCCTGAAAACGGAGCACGTATGGCTGAACTGGAAACTGGCGGAATCCAGGTTGCAACTGATGTGGATTCAGCAAACATGGAACGTGTTAAAAACGGGGCGGATACTGCGGTAACTACAGCAGACTCTGTACGTATGTCATACCTCGGCTTCAACATTAACAAAGAGCCGTTCAATGACGAGAAAGTGCGTCAGGCAATCTCTTATGCAATCGACCGGGAAGAAATCGTAGCAGGAGTATACGATGACATGGGCAAGCCGGCTAAAGGACCTTTAGCTCCGGATGTTTGGGGTTACTCTGAAGAACTTGAAGGACAGGCATACGACATTGAAAAAGCGAAAGAGATTTTGGCTGAAACAGATGTGGCAGACGGCTTTGATACAACGATCTGGGTAAACGATGATCAGCAGATTATCGATACTGCAGTATATATCCAAAGCGAACTGAAAGAACTGAACATCAACGTTGAAATTGAACAGTTCGAGTGGGGTGCGTACCTGGAAACACTGGCACAGGGTAACCACGAAATGTTTATCCTCGGATGGACAACTGTAACAGGTGATGCGGACTATGGTCTGTATGCACTGTTCCATTCTAAAAACCAGGGTGCAGCGGGTAACCGTGTGTTCTACGACAACCCTGAAGTGGATGAACTGTTAGATGCAGGACGTGCAGAAGTAGACGAAGAGGCACGTCAGCAGATTTACACTGACATTGAAAACATTCTCGTAGAAGACTCGCCGTCAGCATATTTGTTCCACGCACAGTTTGCTGCAGGTTATAACGAATCTGAAGTAAGCGGTATTGAAGTGGATCCGGCAGGCGGACTGCACTTTAAAGATGTAAGCTTTAAATAA